The sequence cccAAGTGCCACGGAAAtgtcattgttataaccgataattgctATAAGCGGGTTACCCGAGTCATAGATGCCCGGCTGTTAGAGCAATGTCTCTTTTTTATATGTTGGCACAGCACTAGCTTTTCGCAAGCTTGCAACATGTTCTTTCTTGCCTTAGTTTTTGCACACTGCAATGCTGTTATTGTTTGCTTTCCTCATTTGTGGTGAGAACAGCGGTTCAAAATAATTAGTACCCCCGGTGCCATTTGATGCCTGCTTTTCTCATGTGCTGGCAATATAAAAATATAATGCCCACCAATTTTAATAGCAAATACTCTGATTTCCTAAGAGAACGTGTCATCATCACTTGTTTTGTGAACCTACATTTTTCACCTACTATATGTGCATATATAATCATTCCAGgtgtcgcgcaccttctctgtgagtgcacccgcttcaactccgaaagaacggccctctcagccgtattaggccagctggacaaccgccctctcacggagaacaaaatcctagggccctggcctacccggtcttcagcacgagccgctctgagggcgttgttgcgatttctccacgcaaccggactcaatgtcaaactgtgacttctggaagaaaatggtgctgtgtagtacttggactgcggttatgacttcgttttgttttgttgtattttgtcgcgtgctgtcgtcacaaactcttcttctctttccttcttttacatcccctttcccctttccacgtgcagggtagcaaaccggagactgcttctggttaacctccctgtctttcttttctccctcttctctctctctctcattccagGTGTAATCCTCGTTTCATTGCTGCATGCATGTATTAAATGATCGTGTGACTGAGAATAGTGAAACAtttatagcaaccgcgccgagcgagcgtgctcggtgCTCGGaatccacgttcgcatcgtgttgtttactgtgcgggcacggggtgtggcctgggaacttgagttacggcggccgggtcggccgggtgttgtaaacacagccgccgggccgaagctacgccagtcgccccgtcgctgctgcctcgttcacctcgcagcgcttttgcttaaatatacgagttcttattgtagacgtgcctttgtctttctttatttgtgaacacgcaatatcatcacgcaaccaacgctccggacgtctacaaattggtgaccacggACTATCGAAATTTTTACAATTATTTTCCTGGCTGTGACGACAATGGAAACAACCggcgactccagacaagcatcccCCGACCCTGCAGCGACGCAAGCAGTCTCCGCCGTCTCTTTTCGGCTTCCGCAATTCTGGCCTGCTGATCCGTCTCTCTGGCTGGCGCAAGTAAACAGCCAGTTTGTCACAGCCCGGGTAACGGCTCAGACATCAAAATTCCACCACGTGGTGTCTGCGCTTCCACCGGAGATCGTAAGCGAAATCAGAGACCTCATTCTGGCCCCACCGGAGACGAACCCCTACGAGAAGTTGTCGGCCGAGCTCCTGAAACGCACATCGTCTTCAGAGAGGCAGCGTCTCCAACAACTGCTTGCTGCTGAAGAACTAGGCGACCGTAAGCCTTCACAGCTTTTGCGCCGTCTTCAGCAGCATCTTGGTGACAAGGCCACCTCGTTCGATCAGGACctgctacgagagctcttcctacagcgcctgCCTTCGACCGTCCGCATGGTGCTCGCCGCTGCAGCGGACTTGTCGCTGGAAAAGCTCGCGCAGCTTGCCGACTCCGTGATGGAATTCGACTCCCCAACTATGTCAGTGATCGCGACCACTTCCACAACAAGTGAGGCATCTCGGCCTTCGCCACCAGACCTGCAAGCCCTACGCGACGACTTTCGCAGCCAGATCGAACAGCTATCCGCTCAGATAGCTACCCTGTCTGCGCGCTCTCCATCCTCGTCACGACGCCGCTCCTCTTCCCGCCGGCGCTCCTCATCACAGTCTCCGCATCCCGGCGAGTGTTGGTATCACCGGACCTTCGGTGCAGCCGCCCGATAGTGCTCATCCCCCTGCACGTTCTCGGGAAACGCTCCGACTCACCACTAGAAGCGGCGAGTGGTGGCggtccagcaagcagccgcttgtTCTTCGTTTCGGACAAGGCCTCTGGGCTCCGTTTCCTCGTGGACACGGGAGCCGAAGTTAGCGTTGTTCCACCCTCACCTGCATTCCCGAAGAGTCGCCGATCTGCACTTACGCTGcaagccgccaacaagaccaccatcatgacttacggtgagcgcgcgctcacgctgaACATTGGACTCCGTCGCGTTTTCCGTTGGGTTTTCCTCGTAGCGGACGTTTCTTACCCAATTCTCGGAGCGGACTTCCTTCGTCATTTCGACCTGCTCGTGGACATCTCCCGCAAGCGCCTTGTCGATGCTAAGACACTACTAACGGTGCAAGGCATAGCGTCAACAACAGGCATCACCGCAGTTATCAACAAGCCACCTTCGTCGGTGTACGAACAGTTACTCGACGACTTTCCAAGCTTGCTTCGCCCGTCCAATTTTGtgcgccctgtcaagcacgatgttACCCACCACATTGTTACCTCAGGGCCACCTGTCCATGGTCGTTCACGACGCCTCGCACCAGATCGACTCAAGGTTGCCCGAGCCGAATTTGATCACATGCTCGAGCTTGGCATTGTGCAACCGTCATcaagtccttgggcttctccgctgcacatggtgcccaagaagtccccaggtgactggcgaccctgcggcgactaccgcgctttgaacaacgccaccgttcctgatcgctacccactgcctaacatcgccgacttcacagcaccactgcatggagcaaccatcttttcgaaaattgacctggtcaaggcgtatcatcagatacctgtcgaaccctcggacattcccaagactgctgtcataacacctttcggcctttttgaatacctgaggatgcccttcgggctccgtaacaccgctcaaacattccagcggtttgtagacacagtcacccgaggcctgccgttctgctttgcgtacatcgatgatttcctcatctttagccgcaacgctgacgaacacctttcccatcttcgacagctcttcgaacgccttgccgagtacggcctcatcgtcaacaaaaccaagtgtacgttcggcgtgcctgaacttgactttctcggacaccacgttgattgtcatggaatccggccactcccttccaaagtgcaagttgttcgagacttcccaaagccaacttctttgcgtCAACTGCGCGAGTTCCTGGGACTGATCAATTTCTATCGGCGTTTCATTCCCCGCTGTGCTGACCTGATTAGACCCCTTACTGACCTGCTTCAGGGTAAGAAGAAGTGTACTCACATTACATGGTCTGAGAATGCATCAAGctcctttgaagcagttaagacaGAGCTCGCAGCCGCAACCCTGCTTGTtcacccaacaccagacgctccactctgcctcatgaccgacgcgtcggatgtggcagttggagccgccttacaacagttcgttgacggatcgtggcagccgttggcattcttctcgcgcaagttgtcacccacagaaagccactacagcactttcggacgtgaactccttgctgcttatatgggtgtgcgccacttcaggcatttccttgaagcccgatgttttttcatcgccacggatcacaagccgttgacGTTTGCCATCAAGTCGGCAAGCAGCAAATTTTCGCCCCGTGAGAGTCGTCACCTCGCTTACATCGCGGAATTCACAACCGATCTCAGGCATGTGCAGGGATCTGCGAATGCTGCagccgatgcgctttctcgcctGACAGCTTCCGTATCTTGCGTCGCAGCGCCGGCAACTGTCGATTTCAGCGCCctagcgtcagcgcaagcacaGGATGAAGAACTCGCTAAACTTCGCCTATCCCCTGGGACACTCAGGTTTCGTGAAGTTACCCTTCCGTCCTGCACCGTTCCTATCTTGTGTGACATGTCTACcggcaaccctcgaccagttgTTCCGAGCGATTTCCGTCGCGCTGTTTTTGACTCCTTTCATACCCTTTCTCATCCTGGCATCCGCGCTACTCAACAccttatcacccagcgttttgtctGGCCGGGAATTAACAAAGACGTTCGTGCTTGGACCCGTAGTTGTTTGGAGTGCCAGCAGTCCAAGGTTTATCGTCATACGTGCTCTCCGTACGGCACCTTCACACCGCCTTCAGAACGCTTCGATAAAGTTCATCTGGACATCCTTGGACCATGGCCTCCATCGGATGGAAACAcctacctgctgacatgcattgacCGTTTTACTCGGTGGCCAGAGGCGTTTCTCATTCCCGGCATAAGAAGCGAAACAATCGCTAAAGCTTTTGTATCGGGATGGGTGTCACGCTTTGGCGTTCCCTCTACAATCACCACCGATCGCGGTAGACAGTTCGAGTCTGCTCTTTTCAAGAAGCTCATGGTTTTGCTGGGAAGTTCGCGGATTCGcacaacagcataccaccccATCGCTAACGGCATGGTCGAGCGTTTTCATCGGACACTGAAAGCATCCTTGAAGGCGCAACCCAACACGGTCAACTGGACAGTTTCactgccacttgttttgcttagCCTTATGACGACGTTAAAGCACCTGCCGACCTGACCTATGGTTCACCGCTCCGCCTTCCTGGATGAATCAACCACTTCGCCTTGCCCTGATCCAACCGAGTATGTGGTGCAGCTGCGCTCAGCTATGCGCAGTCTTTCTGCCCCACAACCTCGCGTAAAACACCGTGTTCCTACCTACATCTCTCTTGACTTGGAAACGgcgacacacgtgtttgtgcgccgcgacgcagtccgaaagtctttgcagcgcccttacgatggaccttaccgcgtcatcaagcgccatgagaagctctacacgcttgatttgaacggtcgtcatgataccgtgtctatcgaccgccttaaagcagccatcgtcgaggacccactgccccgtggtattccagattgcgccacaccttccgcctccgtttccaccacttcatcgcactcttcaccccctcccaccgctgcaaccagggagcgtcgctctgtatcgttcaggctccctcctttcagcgggctccgtgctcggcgctcggaatccacgttcgcatcgtgttgtttactgtgcgggcacggagtgtggcctgggaactcgagttacggtggccgggtcggccgggtgttgtaaacacagccgccgggccgaagctgcGCCAGTCGCCCcttcgctgctgcctcgttcacctcgcagcgcttttgcttaaatatacgagttcgtattgtagacgtgcatttgtctttctttacttgtgaacacgcaatatcatcacgcaaccaacgctTCGGACGTCTACACATTCTTTTTTCGCCCCAAGCAGACTGCTCCCTTGTAACTGTTGTAACTTTGCCTTTTCCCGCTCTCCCTATTCTTCCTCGCTCCGGGTGGTCGCAACACCAAAGCAGTCTTCCGTAGATAACGAACGTGACATTGGCAGATTGAAGACACTGAGGGGCGGCGACTcgcgggagaggagagggagagggggctcCCCTTTTGGGGTGCGACTCGTGAGAGTGAGGATTGTACGGGCCAGTTGCAAACAGCGGACCAAACCGACAGGCTGGGTTTTTCACTTTAACGGTGCCCCGCCTTTTTGTATTCCTCGGCGAAGCAGTTTTTAGAGTGCGTTTTGCCTTTGTTACTGTTTATATTAATAAACAGTTTACATTCAACGAAGACGTGCAACGACTGTTTTTATGCGACAAGtgttggtgccgaaacccgggaatggACTAAACATCTATCGACCAGCATCGACTGTTCCTGGCAACGATTCTTCAGACAACGATTCCTCGGACTATGGAGATcctgaagaaaaagaggaaagtgaTCAGGTCGCAAGTGACGCGCTTCACCAACGACGCAGACAAGATCCTGAGCAGCACTTCTGCCATCGACCTCGAAGAGGTGAGTGTTCTCATATAACGTCTGCGAATAGCCGAGCGGCAACTGAAGGACGCAGACAATGCGATAGAGCCTCACCTCAGAGAGGAAGACGCAGAAGCCGAATTCTAAACTGTTCTCGAATACAGTGATAAGGTAGCGGCGTACGTCGGGCGACTTGAATATCGAAGGAAATGTGCCCAAAAGGAACCGACGACTCAGGAGACCTCAGCCGTTCGAAATCAAAGAACGAAGCTTCCCAAGTTGGAATTATTGAAGTTCGACGGCAGGAGGAGGAACTGGCACCCGTTTTGGGAGCAATATGATATTGCCATTAACAAGAACCCCGAACTGAGCAACACCTACAGATTCAATTACTTGAAATCGCTGCTCACTGGGGAAGCTGCCGCAGCGATTGCCGGTCTTCAGGCAACTTCGCAGTGCTACGCAGACGCCATCGACATCCTTCAGAAGCGCTTCGGGGACTCCTCCGCCTTAGTGCAAAATCACATGCAAGGCCTGATTGACATATGTCCGGTGAATTCCGCAAGAAATGTGCGCGATTTGCGGCGTATGCTTGATTCCATCCAAGTGCACATTCGTGGTTTAAAGGCCTTGGGTGTTGGAGAGGAGTCGTACGAGGCCATGCTGTACCCGGTGCTCCTGCGAGCACTGCCAAGGGAGTTGGTGCTCAACTACCATCGAGCACGGacggaggagggagagagagatggcgctgcctcagCTACGTCGTCGCCTTCGGGATCATCGCATCAACCGACGCTCCGTCATCTGCTCCGTTTCTTCGAGCTTGAGCTACAGAGCCGAGAACGCACCCAGGAGGACCGGCCGGACGAAGCAAGCGGTAAGCCACCTCTAAAATCATACATGAAGACCCGGCAACGGTATGACGCCCGCACTTTGTCGGCGGCCGCATTGCATGGTCTGACATCGAGCATCGAATGCAAGCTGTGCAATTCACGAACGCACGATAGCCAAGAGTGTAACGCCACTTTAGACTTGAAGGAGAAGAAGGCCATCCTCACGGCGAAGGGCAGATGTTTTCGTTGCACGAAGCATGGACATCTTTCAAAGAAGTGCAAAGTAAAAGTAAGATGTAAGAACTGCCAACGAAGGTATGCAACAACCATGTGTGACCCTGCATTTAACAATGTCGCGCAGTCAAGGCATTCGGAACAAACGAGCGCAGGGAACATCACATTGCATGCCTCGGAAGCTGGAAGGGTTCCATCAAACCGAACCGTCTTGATGCCCACCGTAACGGCCGTGGTCAAGGGAACGAAGAGGAAACGCGGCTCGAGGGTACTATTTGACAGCGGTAGCCAGCGGACATTTATTACCGAAGCATGCTCCAGAACACTCGGATGCAAACTGCTGGGTACCGAAATACTCTCTGTCGGCGTTCTAGGCGGAACCCACAGCCAACGCACTTTCCGCAGAGTTGAAGTGTGCCTGGTCAGTGCTGATGACGGTAGAGTGCTCAAGATCGAAGCACTCGAAACGCCTTCAATATGCCAGCAGTTAATTCCTTGCCCCACCGACGAAGTGAAGACAATTCTTCTCGAGCTTTCATTGCCAGTGGGTGACCTTTCCCAACAGAGTGTAAGTCCTACCATCGATGTGTTCATTGGCTCCGACCATTATTGGAACTTCCTCACTTGGAAGGTGAAAAGGCTCACAGCGCTTTGACAGCGTTCGAGACGGGTTTCGGATGGGCAGTACAAGGGaaaacatcaggggcgtagccagaaattatttcgggggggggggggttcaaccatactttatgtatgttcgtgcgtgcgtttgtatgtgcgcgtgtatatatacgcaagcaaaactgaaaaatttcgggggggtttgaacccccccaaccccccccccccttggctacgcccctggaaaatATCGACTGCCTGCAACGGAATTAACTGCTCTCAGGCGATCGTATTGAGGACGACTGTTACAGATCAAGAAACAGCGCCGATCTTGAAGGCATTTTGGGAGCTAGAGAGTATTGGAGTGTCCGACCTTCCAGAAACAGCAGCGGATGAGTGCCTAATGAAGGAATTTTCGGGCAATATAAAAGAAGTGAGCGGACGCTACGAAATCCGACTACCATGGAAAAACGAGGTTGAACTTGCAGACAACCGCGCTGTAGCAGAGAGACGCTTCCGTCAGTTGACAAAACGGCTGGTAAAGGCACCTAGCTTACTGCAAGAATACGACAATGAAGTGAGACGGTTACTGGCTGAAGGCGTAGCCGAAAGTGTGCGCGACGAAACCCATAACGACGGCCAGCGCATTTTTTACATGCCACATCAGCCAGTACTCCGCGAAAGCAGTACGACTACGAAGCTGCGGATCGTTTTTGACGCGTCTTCGCGCAGCGTGGGAGCGAAATCTCTCAACGAAAATTTGGAAAGCGGGCCTAACCTAAATCCTGACCTCCTACGACTGCTGCTGAACTTTCGACGCCACAGGGTCGCTCTCGTTAGTGACGTGCAAAAGGCATTTCTGCAAATTGCAGTCAATTCCAGTGACCGAGATGCATTAAGGTTTCTGTGGTTCAGCGAAAAACCTGACATTAGCAGGCCACTTCCCGAAGTAGAAGTTTTTAGGATGGCAAGAGTCCCATTCGGGACAACATCGAGCCCTTTCCTTTTAGCCGCAACGCTTCAACATCATTTCGCAACGATGAAACATGATCTTCCCGAAACAGTGGCCATTCTGCAGCAGTCTATTTACGTGGACGACCTGCTGTGTGGAGCAGAAAATGAAGAGGAAGCCACGAAGATCTACGAAGAGGCTAATTTCATCTTTGAAAAGGCGTCCATGCGCCTCCACAAGTGGGCGTCCAATAGCTACCAGCTGAGGACAATATTCGCTTATGAGGACCCCACCGCCGAAAGACCGCTGGGGCAAACGACAAACCCACTGAAGGTGCTTGGTCTCGCGTGGGAGCCGATTGGAGATTATTTAATTCTTCTCCCAGACTCTGTGATCGAATTCTCGAAGGTGCAAGCAAACACGAAACGCTTTGTACTGCAAACTACGGCATGCCTTTATGACCCTCTGGGATTTCTTTCTCCATATACGGTGAGAGCAAAGGCTCTCTTTCAAGAAATCTGGAAAGAAAACTTGTCATGGGATCAACCACTGCCAGAACACCTCCTCAACGACTGGGCGAACTGGTGCGAAGAGCTCATGTGTGTCCGTCAGATCAAGATACCTCGAACATATGACGCTAACATCGATGGGAAGCCGGCGCGTCGTACTCTGCATATTTTTGCAGACGCTAGCCCAAAGGCCTATGGCGCTGCCGTCTATCTCTGCACCGAGGATGACACAGGAGCACGCAGCTGTACACTTGTATTAGCGAAATGTCGAGTCGCTCCGCTCAAACAGATAACCCTGGCAAGACTGGAGCTCATGGCATCATTGGTTGCATCACGACTCTACCAGTTTGTGAGAACGAATCTCGACTTCCCAGTTGACGATTTCTACCTGTGGACAGATTCCACGATCGCTCTAAACTGGGTCCGGGGTGAAGCGTCACGGTGGAAAGAATTTGTCCGAAATCGGGTTTTGGAAATTCCACAAAACACTGAGATTTCCGCCTGGCGACATTGCCCCGAAAAGGAGAACCCAGCAGGTCTCTTGATTAGGGGACTTTCAGGCCAAAGTCTGACGTCCAACACACTGTGGTGGAATGGACCGTTGTGGCTGCCACAGGCAGCAGAAACGTGGCCGATCGAACCGCAAGCTACTCACTTCACTCCGGAAGAATCTGAACAACGAAAACAGGTTGAAGTGCTTGCTACGAGCATCAACAAGGACGATTTGCTAGATCTTACAAGACTGAGTTCTGCTGCAAAGGTGGAGCGAGTGACAAGCTGGATTTTCCGATTCATAAGGAACATTAAAACGAAGGAAAGGACCTCGGGGCCACTGACAGCAGCAGAGATTGGTCGTGCCCACGTCTACTGGTTAAAAAGGGCGCAACGCTCGGCATTTTCTTCTGAACTTGATTGCTGCGCAAGTGGACGAACATTACCTCGAAACTCCCCTTTGAAGGACTTCAAGCTCTGGACCGACGACAGAGGTCTTTTGAGGATACGCGGGGCGGCTCTGTTCGTCGAACATGACAGAAGACGAAAGACACCCAGTCCTGCTCCCAAAACGACATCACTACACGCAACTGAGAGTGCAACGGGCCCACCGACAGCTTCTTCACTCAGGCGCCAGAGACACTCTCGTGCAACTGCGCGAAAAGTACTGGATTGTGCGCGGACGCCAGTTAGTGAGAAGTGTTGTGCAGTCATGTGTTGTGTGCAAACGTTTCAGTGCGATGAGCATGGATTCAGTGACAGGATTCTTCCACCTGACCGAACTACTAAGGCGGAGCCCTTTGAAGTGACCGGTGTTGACTTTGCCGGCCCCCTCTATGTCAAGGAGAGGGCAGTGCAAGTGAAAGCGTACATTGTACTTTTCACGTGCGCGGTGACCAGAGCAGTTCATCTTGAACTCGTGTTGGACATGACAACTGAGAGTTTCTTGAGTGCCTTCCGTCGATTTGTGGCGCGTAGAGGGCTGTGCAAAATAGTTTACTCCGATAACGCCCTAGCTTTCAAACGCGCGTCGAAAGAACTCGCTGTTATTTGGAAGACCCTGCGGCACCCTGACACATTGGCTTATTTCGCCCATTGTAACAGAGTGGAGATTCATTGTCGAGCATGCCCCATGGTGGGGAGGCTTCTACGAGCGACTGGTTCGCAGTGTAAAAACGGCGCTCAAGAAAGTAATTGGACGCCGATGTCTCGGCTTCATTGAGCTGTCGACCGTACTAACAGCAGTGGAGGCGGTCATAAATTCTAGGCCCCTCATCCACGTGCACGACGACCCCAACGAGCCCCCCCTCCCTTACACCGGCCAGCTTCCTGACCGGGAAGCGGCTAACTGCTTTGCCAGCGGCTGGTGACCGAGCGCTCGAACCAGACGCCAATTCTTTGCGAGCGCTGTGGAAAAACAGAAAGCGGATGCTCAACGCATTCTGGCAGGTCTGGCACAGCGAATATCTGAAACAGCTGCGCTCGGCGTATGCAA comes from Rhipicephalus sanguineus isolate Rsan-2018 chromosome 7, BIME_Rsan_1.4, whole genome shotgun sequence and encodes:
- the LOC119398755 gene encoding uncharacterized protein LOC119398755; translation: METTGDSRQASPDPAATQAVSAVSFRLPQFWPADPSLWLAQVNSQFVTARVTAQTSKFHHVVSALPPEIVSEIRDLILAPPETNPYEKLSAELLKRTSSSERQRLQQLLAAEELGDRKPSQLLRRLQQHLGDKATSFDQDLLRELFLQRLPSTVRMVLAAAADLSLEKLAQLADSVMEFDSPTMSVIATTSTTSEASRPSPPDLQALRDDFRSQIEQLSAQIATLSARSPSSSRRRSSSRRRSSSQSPHPGECWYHRTFGAAAR